In the Quercus lobata isolate SW786 chromosome 5, ValleyOak3.0 Primary Assembly, whole genome shotgun sequence genome, one interval contains:
- the LOC115989559 gene encoding protein ACCELERATED CELL DEATH 6-like, which produces MPIMMPPLKLHNEDKYKDRVGTLLLVATLVATVTFATAFTVPGGYNGSGGVATFLEKKMFQLFVICNTIAMYSAIAVVVTLIWAQLGDLNLVIAAFKFAVPIFGLALTMVSVAFMVGNYLVLRNLNWLAYLVLIIGSFVHLTLLTLFSPLCFPSSLHHRFLRYILY; this is translated from the coding sequence ATGCCAATTATGATGCCTCCTTTGAAGCTACACAACGAAGACAAATACAAGGACAGAGTTGGCACTCTCTTGTTGGTTGCAACCCTCGTGGCTACTGTAACCTTTGCAACGGCTTTCACCGTGCCCGGTGGTTACAACGGCTCTGGAGGTGTGGCAACTTTTCTAGAAAAGAAGATGTTCCAATTGTTCGTAATTTGCAACACCATAGCTATGTATAGTGCCATTGCTGTTGTTGTCACTCTCATCTGGGCACAACTCGGTGATCTTAACTTGGTTATTGCTGCCTTTAAGTTCGCTGTGCCAATTTTTGGGTTAGCTCTAACAATGGTCTCCGTAGCATTCATGGTAGGCAATTATCTAGTATTAAGAAACCTCAACTGGCTTGCCTATCTAGTTTTAATCATTGGCTCATTCGTCCACCTTACTCTCTTGACACTATTTTCTCCACTTTGTTTTCCCAGTTCCTTACACCATCGTTTTCTTCGCTACATCCTTTACTAA
- the LOC115989555 gene encoding putative disease resistance protein RGA3, with translation MIPSPSSWLRPVHKLSMRYSFAHEIKDLSGKLDELFKERVGFGFELNRGTKVVERPTTTSLVDVSKICGRGKEREELVSNLLGKDSQEEKSPHVISLIGMGGMGKTTLAQLAYNNDDVQAHFEMRIWVCVSDPFDQIRVAKAIVESIVGQSPNITELQNLVNRICYLIRGKKFFLVLDDVWSEKPNDWEPFELALRRGAQGSRILITTRKEGVAKMVNSAYTMNLEVLSNEDSWLICSQMASVDKDDEQLGKLGRELANKCKGLPLAAKILGSVMGSQRSRQKWKTILDSNLWELDEVKNGIFLGPLLFSYNELPSAIKQCFLYCANFPKDYRFSRNELVYQWMAHGYLGSESNMEDMGEKYFEKLVMHSFFQDFEKDDNDDDKIIRCKMHDMVHDFALLMTKNECFTIDVDKVLGIDWKSARHLTLELNEETQFPISIYNVKNLRTLFLRSLPYFGRMVFSSDLFQHLTCLRSLNLKGPSFEKVPNEVEKLKHLRLLNLSNCFKITELPETLCNLCNLQTLDISDCGEIRKLPQGMSKLIKLRHLLIDGCDGLTEPFPKGIGRLSSLKTLEKFKIGGINHIGECKLGELKNLVHLKGSLEIGGLENVTDVQEAENAQLKNKIHLRKLRLRFGVLDKNRRGENDELVLNALEPQPDLESLSIHYYRGTGYPNWVMSLTILKKLELESWDKLEQLPPLGKLRFLESLDIRHSNSMKKVGVEFLGIESNGKKDEEKGSTSSLILFPNLKSLYFWGMEEWEEWDGMGESGVSESVLIMPRLQVLKIQYCPELKSLPNYLEKTSLKDLSVNCRISNWMTFATLSGLKTLSLCLNNDVEHLPPLGKLLLVEPLDI, from the coding sequence ATGATCCCTTCCCCTTCATCATGGCTCCGTCCAGTTCATAAACTTAGTATGCGTTACAGCTTTGCTCACGAAATAAAAGACCTGAGTGGAAAGTTAGATGAGCTTTTTAAAGAGAGAGTCGGTTTCGGGTTTGAGTTGAATAGGGGTACTAAAGTAGTTGAGCGACCAACAACTACCTCCCTTGTTGATGTGTCTAAAATTTGCGGTCGTGGTAAGGAAAGGGAGGAGCTAGTGAGCAACCTCTTGGGCAAGGATAGCCAAGAAGAAAAGAGCCCCCATGTCATCTCCTTAATAGGCATGGGAGGTATGGGAAAAACGACTCTTGCCCAACTAGCTTACAATAATGATGATGTGCAGGCCCATTTTGAAATGCGAATATGGGTATGTGTTTCTGATCCTTTTGATCAGATTAGGGTTGCCAAGGCAATTGTTGAATCGATTGTAGGTCAATCCCCTAACATTACCGAATTGCAAAATCTAGTAAATAGAATTTGTTATTTGATAAGAGGAAAGAAGTTTTTTCTTGTCTTAGATGATGTGTGGtctgaaaaacccaatgattgggaGCCATTCGAACTTGCACTCAGACGTGGGGCTCAAGGTAGTAGAATTTTGATCACCACACGTAAGGAGGGAGTTGCAAAGATGGTAAATAGTGCTTATACCATGAATTTGGAGGTACTGTCTAACGAAGACAGCTGGTTGATATGCAGTCAAATGGCATCTGTTGACAAAGACGATGAGCAACTAGGAAAACTTGGTCGAGAACTAGCAAATAAGTGTAAGGGCTTGCCACTAGCTGCAAAGATTCTAGGGAGTGTCATGGGCAGCCAAAGAAGTAGGCAAAAATGGAAGACTATTTTGGACAGTAATTTATGGGAATTAGATGAAGttaaaaatggcatttttttaggaccattattatttagttataatgAGTTGCCATCAGCAATAAAACAATGCTTCTTGTATTGTGCTAACTTTCCAAAGGATTATCGCTTTTCTAGAAATGAGTTGGTCTACCAATGGATGGCACATGGATATTTGGGCTCAGAATCTAATATGGAGGATATGGGAGAAAAGTACTTTGAAAAATTAGTTATGCACTCCTTCTTCCAAGATTTTGAGAAAGAcgacaatgatgatgataagATAATAAGATGCAAAATGCATGATATGGTGCATGACTTCGCTCTATTAATGACAAAAAATGAATGCTTCACAATTGATGTTGACAAAGTGTTGGGGATAGATTGGAAAAGTGCTCGCCATTTGACATTAGAATTGAATGAGGAAACACAATTTCCAATATCTATCTATAATGTAAAAAATCTACGGACTCTTTTTCTACGATCTCTTCCTTATTTTGGAAGAATGGTCTTCTCATCTGATTTATTCCAGCATTTGACATGCCTCCGGTCATTGAATTTGAAAGGACCTTCCTTTGAGAAAGTTCCAAATGAAgtggaaaaattaaaacatttaagATTGCTCAATTTAtcaaattgttttaaaattacaGAATTACCTGAAACGTTGtgtaatttatgtaatttacaAACTTTGGATATTAGTGATTGTGGTGAAATTAGGAAATTACCCCAAGGAATgagtaaattaattaaattaagacatCTTCTTATTGATGGGTGTGATGGATTGACCGAACCCTTTCCAAAAGGGATTGGAAGATTGAGTTCTCTCAAAACATTAGAGAAATTCAAAATAGGGGGTATAAACCATATTGGGGAATGTAAACTTGGAGAGTTGAAGAATCTAGTCCACCTTAAAGGGTCTCTTGAGATAGGAGGCCTGGAAAACGTAACAGATGTACAAGAGGCTGAAAATGCACAACTAAAAAATAAGATACACCTCCGTAAGTTGAGATTACGGTTTGGTGTGCTAGATAAGAATAGAAGAGGGGAGAATGATGAATTAGTTCTTAATGCGTTGGAGCCACAGCCAGACTTGGAGAGTTTATCGATTCATTACTACAGGGGTACAGGGTATCCTAATTGGGTGATGTCTTTGACCATTTTGAAAAAGCTTGAGCTTGAGTCGTGGGATAAGTTAGAGCAATTGCCTCCTCTGGGGAAGTTGCGTTTCCTCGAATCATTAGATATAAGGCATTCGAATAGTATGAAAAAGGTGGGTGTTGAATTTTTGGGAATAGAATCCAATGGGAAGAAGGATGAGGAGAAGGGATCAACATCATCACTTATCTTATTCCCGAATTTGaaatctctctatttttgggGAATGGAGGAGTGGGAAGAATGGGATGGGATGGGAGAAAGTGGTGTTTCAGAATCAGTTTTAATTATGCCACGTCTTCAGGttttgaaaattcaatattGCCCAGAGCTAAAGTCACTGCCCAACTACCTTGAGAAAACTTCGTTAAAGGATTTGAGTGTCAATTGTCGAATTTCCAATTGGATGACGTTTGCAACATTATCCGGATTGAAAACACTTAGTCTCTGTCTGAATAACGACGTAGAGCATTTGCCCCCATTGGGGAAGCTGCTGTTGGTCGAACCATTAGATATATAA